From one Mytilus edulis chromosome 1, xbMytEdul2.2, whole genome shotgun sequence genomic stretch:
- the LOC139510155 gene encoding uncharacterized protein isoform X1, whose product MAQRYITAMDFADMHARKILRKQAMFISGEIQKRPLGEIEIKHRYYPPQPVLSCRTVNIDVTGTRTYRPKSSTDIIKEQHQLIHSIYNKPRNIQSAPSKGRRPQSPNRQYHGDQDHLRKFKRLNIEIQGRPLTSSKSQPSTPRANRPRSNLRPKTAGAVQKSEDRKKKNDPLLVSSRQTKELTQKIHEHWEPDHHNLNQGVFVRGQSKEGPTSFDSWLMFGGTPAEGSTGIVDAFALTEETEYYNIESSVGSKVAQQLQKGDKVRIGINGSVQSQDLKVKRWTRETSYIKEEEPERKSNGVMIIPLCWDDAVTSPVTKVISPRGELEERAKPNLCETHPVLFTKENEEDRLKEKISMTIIERPGSYKVKHRPKSRTYVTGHEQNNKLVDITIDQKSLDDESMLHNLSVDDVLRHTLDNRRTHHRSEDSLEGSSIYFEQNGMSPRMDDGKENVHSPSKISIVDSHASDRSDISSKHSKAKVVTLNYSIGRSKTSDLVVGPPTGSLVRSNTDISLKSASSVRGSDRSYRNGERSGSKLGYRSSSGRSGRIGSPALYSSFGPKSETEYIQISSQIKMPIPNPTHPNLPKQDEYISQAKTNEAIRQVTKQNKVQVVEKEREVKQTTPAPAPSPEPPVEEREETKVADPKRSAPLSPATVSINIPTAEQFEGESPWPTNRTGTEVETTSRLKKEGTDLQKITESSIEKTVKFKDDLS is encoded by the exons ATGGCACAAAGATATATAACAGCAATGGACTTTGCTGACATGCATGCTAGGAAGATACTTAGAAAGCAAGCAATG TTCATAAGTGGAGAAATTCAG aagCGGCCACTAggtgaaatagaaataaaacatcGTTATTACCCTCCACAACCAGTATTATCCTGTCGAACTGTCAATATTGATGTGACCGGTACCAGGACATATAGGCCAAAATCATCCACAGATATCATTAAAGAACAGCATCAACTAATACACTCCATATACAATAAACCAAG AAACATACAGTCAGCTCCGTCCAAGGGAAGACGTCCACAATCTCCAAACAGACAGTATCATGGTGACCAGGATCATCTCAGAAAATTTAAACGCTTAAACA ttgAGATTCAAGGAAGACCGCTGACTTCCTCCAAATCACAGCCATCAACACCAAGGGCTAACAGACCAAGGTCCAATTTACGTCCCAAAACAGCAG GAGCAGTACAAAAATCTGAAGAtcgaaaaaagaaaaatgatCCTCTTTTGGTGTCAAGTAGACAAACAAAAGAATTAACACAGAAAATTCATGAGCATTGGGAACCAGACCACCACAACTTAAACCAGGGTGTGTTTGTAAGGGGACAATCCAAGGAGGGTCCCACTAGCTTTGATAGTTGGCTGATGTTTGGGGGAACACCGGCAGAGGGATCCACTGGCATTGTGGATGCATTTGCTT TGACAGAGGAGACAGAGTATTACAACATAGAGAGTAGTGTTGGTAGTAAGGTAGCTCAGCAGTTACAGAAAGGAGACAAAGTTAGGATTGGCATCAATGGAAGTGTCCAGTCTCAAGATCTAAAGGTCAAGAGATGGACCAGAGAAACAAG CTACATAAAGGAAGAAGAACCTGAAAGGAAAAGTAATGGTGTCATGATCATTCCACTATGTTGGGATGATGCAGTTACCAGTCCTGTCACTAAAGTTATCTCCCCTAGAGGGGAACTAGAGGAAAGAGCTAAACCA AATTTATGTGAGACACATCCAGTTCTGTTTACTAAAGAAAATGAGGAAGAtagattgaaagaaaaaataagtATGACAATAATTGAAAGACCAGGGAGTTATAAAGTAAAACATCGTCCAAAATCACGTACATATGTTACTGGTcatgaacaaaataataaacttgTAGACATTACTATAGACCAGAAATCATTGGATGATGAATCAATGCTTCATAATTTATCGGTTGACGATGTTTTGAGACATACACTTGATAACCGACGGACACATCATAGGTCAGAGGATAGCCTGGAGGGAAGTAGTATTTATTTTGAACAAAATGGAATGTCTCCACGGATGGATGATGGAAAAGAAAATGTGCATAGTCCTAGCAAAATTAGTATTGTGGATTCACATGCTAGTGACAGAAGTGATATAAGTTCTAAACATTCCAAGGCCAAAGTTGTGACCTTGAATTATAGCATAGGTCGGTCGAAGACATCTGATTTAGTAGTAGGTCCCCCAACAGGATCTCTTGTACGATCTAACACAGATATTTCATTGAAGTCTGCAAGTTCTGTCAGAGGAAGTGATAGATCATATAGGAATGGTGAACGTTCTGGTTCAAAACTTGGTTATCGTAGTTCTTCTGGAAGATCAGGGCGTATTGGAAGTCCAGCACTATACTCAAGTTTTGGCCCCAAATCTGAAACTGAATATATTCAGATTTCTTCTCAAATCAAAATGCCTATTCCTAATCCAACACACCCAAACCTACCGAAACAAGATGAATATATATCTCAAGCAAAAACTAATGAAGCAATAAGACAGGTAACTAAACAGAACAAAGTGCAGGTTGTTGAAAAAGAACGAGAGGTCAAACAAACGACCCCAGCACCTGCTCCGTCTCCAGAACCACCTGTGGAAGAGAGAGAGGAAACCAAAGTAGCAGATCCCAAAAGATCAGCACCTCTATCACCTGCAACCGTATCTATAAATATACCAACAGCTGAACAGTTTGAAGGTGAATCTCCATGGCCGACAAATAGAACTGGAACTGAGGTAGAAACCACTAGTCGCCTCAAAAAAGAAGGAACTGATTTACAGAAAATAACAGAAAGTTCGATTGAAAAAACTGTTAAATTCAAGGATGACCTGTCTTGA
- the LOC139510155 gene encoding uncharacterized protein isoform X4 — MAQRYITAMDFADMHARKILRKQAMKRPLGEIEIKHRYYPPQPVLSCRTVNIDVTGTRTYRPKSSTDIIKEQHQLIHSIYNKPRNIQSAPSKGRRPQSPNRQYHGDQDHLRKFKRLNIEIQGRPLTSSKSQPSTPRANRPRSNLRPKTAVTEETEYYNIESSVGSKVAQQLQKGDKVRIGINGSVQSQDLKVKRWTRETSYIKEEEPERKSNGVMIIPLCWDDAVTSPVTKVISPRGELEERAKPNLCETHPVLFTKENEEDRLKEKISMTIIERPGSYKVKHRPKSRTYVTGHEQNNKLVDITIDQKSLDDESMLHNLSVDDVLRHTLDNRRTHHRSEDSLEGSSIYFEQNGMSPRMDDGKENVHSPSKISIVDSHASDRSDISSKHSKAKVVTLNYSIGRSKTSDLVVGPPTGSLVRSNTDISLKSASSVRGSDRSYRNGERSGSKLGYRSSSGRSGRIGSPALYSSFGPKSETEYIQISSQIKMPIPNPTHPNLPKQDEYISQAKTNEAIRQVTKQNKVQVVEKEREVKQTTPAPAPSPEPPVEEREETKVADPKRSAPLSPATVSINIPTAEQFEGESPWPTNRTGTEVETTSRLKKEGTDLQKITESSIEKTVKFKDDLS, encoded by the exons ATGGCACAAAGATATATAACAGCAATGGACTTTGCTGACATGCATGCTAGGAAGATACTTAGAAAGCAAGCAATG aagCGGCCACTAggtgaaatagaaataaaacatcGTTATTACCCTCCACAACCAGTATTATCCTGTCGAACTGTCAATATTGATGTGACCGGTACCAGGACATATAGGCCAAAATCATCCACAGATATCATTAAAGAACAGCATCAACTAATACACTCCATATACAATAAACCAAG AAACATACAGTCAGCTCCGTCCAAGGGAAGACGTCCACAATCTCCAAACAGACAGTATCATGGTGACCAGGATCATCTCAGAAAATTTAAACGCTTAAACA ttgAGATTCAAGGAAGACCGCTGACTTCCTCCAAATCACAGCCATCAACACCAAGGGCTAACAGACCAAGGTCCAATTTACGTCCCAAAACAGCAG TGACAGAGGAGACAGAGTATTACAACATAGAGAGTAGTGTTGGTAGTAAGGTAGCTCAGCAGTTACAGAAAGGAGACAAAGTTAGGATTGGCATCAATGGAAGTGTCCAGTCTCAAGATCTAAAGGTCAAGAGATGGACCAGAGAAACAAG CTACATAAAGGAAGAAGAACCTGAAAGGAAAAGTAATGGTGTCATGATCATTCCACTATGTTGGGATGATGCAGTTACCAGTCCTGTCACTAAAGTTATCTCCCCTAGAGGGGAACTAGAGGAAAGAGCTAAACCA AATTTATGTGAGACACATCCAGTTCTGTTTACTAAAGAAAATGAGGAAGAtagattgaaagaaaaaataagtATGACAATAATTGAAAGACCAGGGAGTTATAAAGTAAAACATCGTCCAAAATCACGTACATATGTTACTGGTcatgaacaaaataataaacttgTAGACATTACTATAGACCAGAAATCATTGGATGATGAATCAATGCTTCATAATTTATCGGTTGACGATGTTTTGAGACATACACTTGATAACCGACGGACACATCATAGGTCAGAGGATAGCCTGGAGGGAAGTAGTATTTATTTTGAACAAAATGGAATGTCTCCACGGATGGATGATGGAAAAGAAAATGTGCATAGTCCTAGCAAAATTAGTATTGTGGATTCACATGCTAGTGACAGAAGTGATATAAGTTCTAAACATTCCAAGGCCAAAGTTGTGACCTTGAATTATAGCATAGGTCGGTCGAAGACATCTGATTTAGTAGTAGGTCCCCCAACAGGATCTCTTGTACGATCTAACACAGATATTTCATTGAAGTCTGCAAGTTCTGTCAGAGGAAGTGATAGATCATATAGGAATGGTGAACGTTCTGGTTCAAAACTTGGTTATCGTAGTTCTTCTGGAAGATCAGGGCGTATTGGAAGTCCAGCACTATACTCAAGTTTTGGCCCCAAATCTGAAACTGAATATATTCAGATTTCTTCTCAAATCAAAATGCCTATTCCTAATCCAACACACCCAAACCTACCGAAACAAGATGAATATATATCTCAAGCAAAAACTAATGAAGCAATAAGACAGGTAACTAAACAGAACAAAGTGCAGGTTGTTGAAAAAGAACGAGAGGTCAAACAAACGACCCCAGCACCTGCTCCGTCTCCAGAACCACCTGTGGAAGAGAGAGAGGAAACCAAAGTAGCAGATCCCAAAAGATCAGCACCTCTATCACCTGCAACCGTATCTATAAATATACCAACAGCTGAACAGTTTGAAGGTGAATCTCCATGGCCGACAAATAGAACTGGAACTGAGGTAGAAACCACTAGTCGCCTCAAAAAAGAAGGAACTGATTTACAGAAAATAACAGAAAGTTCGATTGAAAAAACTGTTAAATTCAAGGATGACCTGTCTTGA
- the LOC139510155 gene encoding uncharacterized protein isoform X2 has protein sequence MAQRYITAMDFADMHARKILRKQAMKRPLGEIEIKHRYYPPQPVLSCRTVNIDVTGTRTYRPKSSTDIIKEQHQLIHSIYNKPRNIQSAPSKGRRPQSPNRQYHGDQDHLRKFKRLNIEIQGRPLTSSKSQPSTPRANRPRSNLRPKTAGAVQKSEDRKKKNDPLLVSSRQTKELTQKIHEHWEPDHHNLNQGVFVRGQSKEGPTSFDSWLMFGGTPAEGSTGIVDAFALTEETEYYNIESSVGSKVAQQLQKGDKVRIGINGSVQSQDLKVKRWTRETSYIKEEEPERKSNGVMIIPLCWDDAVTSPVTKVISPRGELEERAKPNLCETHPVLFTKENEEDRLKEKISMTIIERPGSYKVKHRPKSRTYVTGHEQNNKLVDITIDQKSLDDESMLHNLSVDDVLRHTLDNRRTHHRSEDSLEGSSIYFEQNGMSPRMDDGKENVHSPSKISIVDSHASDRSDISSKHSKAKVVTLNYSIGRSKTSDLVVGPPTGSLVRSNTDISLKSASSVRGSDRSYRNGERSGSKLGYRSSSGRSGRIGSPALYSSFGPKSETEYIQISSQIKMPIPNPTHPNLPKQDEYISQAKTNEAIRQVTKQNKVQVVEKEREVKQTTPAPAPSPEPPVEEREETKVADPKRSAPLSPATVSINIPTAEQFEGESPWPTNRTGTEVETTSRLKKEGTDLQKITESSIEKTVKFKDDLS, from the exons ATGGCACAAAGATATATAACAGCAATGGACTTTGCTGACATGCATGCTAGGAAGATACTTAGAAAGCAAGCAATG aagCGGCCACTAggtgaaatagaaataaaacatcGTTATTACCCTCCACAACCAGTATTATCCTGTCGAACTGTCAATATTGATGTGACCGGTACCAGGACATATAGGCCAAAATCATCCACAGATATCATTAAAGAACAGCATCAACTAATACACTCCATATACAATAAACCAAG AAACATACAGTCAGCTCCGTCCAAGGGAAGACGTCCACAATCTCCAAACAGACAGTATCATGGTGACCAGGATCATCTCAGAAAATTTAAACGCTTAAACA ttgAGATTCAAGGAAGACCGCTGACTTCCTCCAAATCACAGCCATCAACACCAAGGGCTAACAGACCAAGGTCCAATTTACGTCCCAAAACAGCAG GAGCAGTACAAAAATCTGAAGAtcgaaaaaagaaaaatgatCCTCTTTTGGTGTCAAGTAGACAAACAAAAGAATTAACACAGAAAATTCATGAGCATTGGGAACCAGACCACCACAACTTAAACCAGGGTGTGTTTGTAAGGGGACAATCCAAGGAGGGTCCCACTAGCTTTGATAGTTGGCTGATGTTTGGGGGAACACCGGCAGAGGGATCCACTGGCATTGTGGATGCATTTGCTT TGACAGAGGAGACAGAGTATTACAACATAGAGAGTAGTGTTGGTAGTAAGGTAGCTCAGCAGTTACAGAAAGGAGACAAAGTTAGGATTGGCATCAATGGAAGTGTCCAGTCTCAAGATCTAAAGGTCAAGAGATGGACCAGAGAAACAAG CTACATAAAGGAAGAAGAACCTGAAAGGAAAAGTAATGGTGTCATGATCATTCCACTATGTTGGGATGATGCAGTTACCAGTCCTGTCACTAAAGTTATCTCCCCTAGAGGGGAACTAGAGGAAAGAGCTAAACCA AATTTATGTGAGACACATCCAGTTCTGTTTACTAAAGAAAATGAGGAAGAtagattgaaagaaaaaataagtATGACAATAATTGAAAGACCAGGGAGTTATAAAGTAAAACATCGTCCAAAATCACGTACATATGTTACTGGTcatgaacaaaataataaacttgTAGACATTACTATAGACCAGAAATCATTGGATGATGAATCAATGCTTCATAATTTATCGGTTGACGATGTTTTGAGACATACACTTGATAACCGACGGACACATCATAGGTCAGAGGATAGCCTGGAGGGAAGTAGTATTTATTTTGAACAAAATGGAATGTCTCCACGGATGGATGATGGAAAAGAAAATGTGCATAGTCCTAGCAAAATTAGTATTGTGGATTCACATGCTAGTGACAGAAGTGATATAAGTTCTAAACATTCCAAGGCCAAAGTTGTGACCTTGAATTATAGCATAGGTCGGTCGAAGACATCTGATTTAGTAGTAGGTCCCCCAACAGGATCTCTTGTACGATCTAACACAGATATTTCATTGAAGTCTGCAAGTTCTGTCAGAGGAAGTGATAGATCATATAGGAATGGTGAACGTTCTGGTTCAAAACTTGGTTATCGTAGTTCTTCTGGAAGATCAGGGCGTATTGGAAGTCCAGCACTATACTCAAGTTTTGGCCCCAAATCTGAAACTGAATATATTCAGATTTCTTCTCAAATCAAAATGCCTATTCCTAATCCAACACACCCAAACCTACCGAAACAAGATGAATATATATCTCAAGCAAAAACTAATGAAGCAATAAGACAGGTAACTAAACAGAACAAAGTGCAGGTTGTTGAAAAAGAACGAGAGGTCAAACAAACGACCCCAGCACCTGCTCCGTCTCCAGAACCACCTGTGGAAGAGAGAGAGGAAACCAAAGTAGCAGATCCCAAAAGATCAGCACCTCTATCACCTGCAACCGTATCTATAAATATACCAACAGCTGAACAGTTTGAAGGTGAATCTCCATGGCCGACAAATAGAACTGGAACTGAGGTAGAAACCACTAGTCGCCTCAAAAAAGAAGGAACTGATTTACAGAAAATAACAGAAAGTTCGATTGAAAAAACTGTTAAATTCAAGGATGACCTGTCTTGA
- the LOC139510155 gene encoding uncharacterized protein isoform X3, translating to MAQRYITAMDFADMHARKILRKQAMFISGEIQKRPLGEIEIKHRYYPPQPVLSCRTVNIDVTGTRTYRPKSSTDIIKEQHQLIHSIYNKPRNIQSAPSKGRRPQSPNRQYHGDQDHLRKFKRLNIEIQGRPLTSSKSQPSTPRANRPRSNLRPKTAVTEETEYYNIESSVGSKVAQQLQKGDKVRIGINGSVQSQDLKVKRWTRETSYIKEEEPERKSNGVMIIPLCWDDAVTSPVTKVISPRGELEERAKPNLCETHPVLFTKENEEDRLKEKISMTIIERPGSYKVKHRPKSRTYVTGHEQNNKLVDITIDQKSLDDESMLHNLSVDDVLRHTLDNRRTHHRSEDSLEGSSIYFEQNGMSPRMDDGKENVHSPSKISIVDSHASDRSDISSKHSKAKVVTLNYSIGRSKTSDLVVGPPTGSLVRSNTDISLKSASSVRGSDRSYRNGERSGSKLGYRSSSGRSGRIGSPALYSSFGPKSETEYIQISSQIKMPIPNPTHPNLPKQDEYISQAKTNEAIRQVTKQNKVQVVEKEREVKQTTPAPAPSPEPPVEEREETKVADPKRSAPLSPATVSINIPTAEQFEGESPWPTNRTGTEVETTSRLKKEGTDLQKITESSIEKTVKFKDDLS from the exons ATGGCACAAAGATATATAACAGCAATGGACTTTGCTGACATGCATGCTAGGAAGATACTTAGAAAGCAAGCAATG TTCATAAGTGGAGAAATTCAG aagCGGCCACTAggtgaaatagaaataaaacatcGTTATTACCCTCCACAACCAGTATTATCCTGTCGAACTGTCAATATTGATGTGACCGGTACCAGGACATATAGGCCAAAATCATCCACAGATATCATTAAAGAACAGCATCAACTAATACACTCCATATACAATAAACCAAG AAACATACAGTCAGCTCCGTCCAAGGGAAGACGTCCACAATCTCCAAACAGACAGTATCATGGTGACCAGGATCATCTCAGAAAATTTAAACGCTTAAACA ttgAGATTCAAGGAAGACCGCTGACTTCCTCCAAATCACAGCCATCAACACCAAGGGCTAACAGACCAAGGTCCAATTTACGTCCCAAAACAGCAG TGACAGAGGAGACAGAGTATTACAACATAGAGAGTAGTGTTGGTAGTAAGGTAGCTCAGCAGTTACAGAAAGGAGACAAAGTTAGGATTGGCATCAATGGAAGTGTCCAGTCTCAAGATCTAAAGGTCAAGAGATGGACCAGAGAAACAAG CTACATAAAGGAAGAAGAACCTGAAAGGAAAAGTAATGGTGTCATGATCATTCCACTATGTTGGGATGATGCAGTTACCAGTCCTGTCACTAAAGTTATCTCCCCTAGAGGGGAACTAGAGGAAAGAGCTAAACCA AATTTATGTGAGACACATCCAGTTCTGTTTACTAAAGAAAATGAGGAAGAtagattgaaagaaaaaataagtATGACAATAATTGAAAGACCAGGGAGTTATAAAGTAAAACATCGTCCAAAATCACGTACATATGTTACTGGTcatgaacaaaataataaacttgTAGACATTACTATAGACCAGAAATCATTGGATGATGAATCAATGCTTCATAATTTATCGGTTGACGATGTTTTGAGACATACACTTGATAACCGACGGACACATCATAGGTCAGAGGATAGCCTGGAGGGAAGTAGTATTTATTTTGAACAAAATGGAATGTCTCCACGGATGGATGATGGAAAAGAAAATGTGCATAGTCCTAGCAAAATTAGTATTGTGGATTCACATGCTAGTGACAGAAGTGATATAAGTTCTAAACATTCCAAGGCCAAAGTTGTGACCTTGAATTATAGCATAGGTCGGTCGAAGACATCTGATTTAGTAGTAGGTCCCCCAACAGGATCTCTTGTACGATCTAACACAGATATTTCATTGAAGTCTGCAAGTTCTGTCAGAGGAAGTGATAGATCATATAGGAATGGTGAACGTTCTGGTTCAAAACTTGGTTATCGTAGTTCTTCTGGAAGATCAGGGCGTATTGGAAGTCCAGCACTATACTCAAGTTTTGGCCCCAAATCTGAAACTGAATATATTCAGATTTCTTCTCAAATCAAAATGCCTATTCCTAATCCAACACACCCAAACCTACCGAAACAAGATGAATATATATCTCAAGCAAAAACTAATGAAGCAATAAGACAGGTAACTAAACAGAACAAAGTGCAGGTTGTTGAAAAAGAACGAGAGGTCAAACAAACGACCCCAGCACCTGCTCCGTCTCCAGAACCACCTGTGGAAGAGAGAGAGGAAACCAAAGTAGCAGATCCCAAAAGATCAGCACCTCTATCACCTGCAACCGTATCTATAAATATACCAACAGCTGAACAGTTTGAAGGTGAATCTCCATGGCCGACAAATAGAACTGGAACTGAGGTAGAAACCACTAGTCGCCTCAAAAAAGAAGGAACTGATTTACAGAAAATAACAGAAAGTTCGATTGAAAAAACTGTTAAATTCAAGGATGACCTGTCTTGA